GCATCCAAACCCGCCTGCCCAGCCGCACAGTTGGCATTGCCGGCGTTTATCGCAACCACCCGCACCCGGCCTCCTGTAGCCCGCAGATGCTCTTTATCGACGTGTAACGGCGCAGCCGTTATCCGATTCGCTGTAAACAGCGCCGCCGCGCTCGCAGCCTCATCCGCCACAATCAGCGCAAAATCCGGCCACCCGCTTGGCTTCAGCCCCGCCCGCGTAGCCGCAAACCGAAACCCCGCAGGAATCAAGAATCCAGAAACATCACTCATCTGTTACATCCTCTGACAATAACTGGGTGCCCCATGTCTCGATCCTGAGACATGGGATTCACCTCAACCAGCGTTTACTCTAACAAATGAGATGACCTCCGAACCCGCGCAGCACCCTTTCCTGAAAATGGCCAATGTCAACGTGGCCCTCGGCGACCGCAACGTCCTCCACGACATCAACCTCACCATCCAGACCGGCGAACACGTCGCCATCCTGGGCGCCAACGGCTGTGGAAAAAGCACCCTAATCCGCACCATGACCTGCGAACTCTACCCCGCTATCCCAGGGCTCGACCAGCCTCGGCCGGAAGTCAGTCTCTTCGGACACAGCCGCTGGGATCTCACCGAGCTACGCAAGCACTTCGGAGTCGTCTCCGACTCCCATCCCGGCCTCTACTCCACCTCGCGCGCACCCGACACCGCCGGCAGCTCCACCGGACGCACCACCGGTCTCAACGCCGTCATTGCAGGCTTCTTCTCTGCCTCAACCCTCTGGCCCAACCTCATCGTCACCGACGAAATGCGCCAGCGCGCCACCGAAGCCCTCGAACGCATCCACGCCTCGCATCTCATCAACCATCTAGTCGGAGAAATGTCCGCCGGAGAAAAGCGCCGCATCCTC
The sequence above is a segment of the Acidicapsa acidisoli genome. Coding sequences within it:
- a CDS encoding ABC transporter ATP-binding protein encodes the protein MTSEPAQHPFLKMANVNVALGDRNVLHDINLTIQTGEHVAILGANGCGKSTLIRTMTCELYPAIPGLDQPRPEVSLFGHSRWDLTELRKHFGVVSDSHPGLYSTSRAPDTAGSSTGRTTGLNAVIAGFFSASTLWPNLIVTDEMRQRATEALERIHASHLINHLVGEMSAGEKRRILIARALAHRPQQLLLDEPSNALDLAAQRDLRESLRGLIADGVGLILVTHHLNDIPPEIERVILMQKGRIVADGPREQLLTAPVLSDLLGTEVRIGEQDGWLHSW